DNA sequence from the Shewanella piezotolerans WP3 genome:
GCAATTGGCACAAGTTCACTCGCCTATATCCTCTACTAAGTTTCACTGTACCGTTAATCTTCTGCGCTATTTTGATGGCGAAGTACAATCCAAAGCAACGCACTAAAAGCTGCTAAATCGATAAGCGCTCGAGTTAAACCCGTCGTCAATAACGAAGCGCTGATAAAGATCATGCAGCAGAGTAAAATTAACCATTTGTTCATGCGCTCCTCCCAATTAGCGTGCTATGTAAAACGCAATTATTGAGGAGCTTTAATATTTCTGCCAATATCCTTTATTACTAATTAATAGCATTTTCAGATAAGGCTATACTTTTTGTTTATAAAGAAACAGCATAAGGATCGTTACTGCTGTCATCCACCCAGTGGTACTCGGTAAGCGTTTCAATGCGTCGAGCCTCAACTTCACCATGCAATGTCTTAACCCAGTACAATGCAGCGTCAGTACCGGCAGAAACACCTGAGGAGGTTAAGAACTTGCCATCATCTACCCAACGTGCTTTAGGCTGCCAATTAACGTTTTCAGCCAGCGATGTGACCCATTTATAGGCCATTTTGTTGGTGGTTGCAGTTACTCCGCTTAACTTAGTTGTTTTAGCTAATAACGCCGAGCCTGTACAGATAGAGAATACCTTTTCACTGCACTCTACCTGAGCAGCAAGCCACTGCAGCATCGGCACATTATCGACTAATGTTCGGGTACCTAGTCCACCCGGAATAAGCAACAAATCGCAATCATAAGTACTGTCCATCAATACATCTGCAACCACCCTTGGGCCCTGATAACTTTTTACAAATTCGGTGGGCCCCACCAGCTTTATCTCAACATTTGGCATATGGCCTAACATTTCAATTGGGCCGTGCAAGTCTAGGGTTTCATAGTCATCAAACACCAAAGCTAACACGCGATAACGATTGGGTTGAAATAACGCGGTTGTGGCAGTGGTGTTTGCCGCGGTTACGACTGGGAGCGTGAGCAAGCTCGACGCAACTGCAGCTGAGCCCATTTTCAAAAATTGCCGACGTTTAAGCATAAGTCACCTGTTGTAGTTCATTCTGATTTTTAGAGCAAATCATATCGACTTAATTCAGTTGATAATAAAGTAAAAATCAAATGACAGGAGTGGATCAACTAATCAAAATAACATATGAAATAGAGGTCACAAAAAAGCGCCCTACCGGCGCTTTTTAAGGCTTTCACTCGAGAAAGTTTAATAGAATGGAGTCGGATCTATCTCTAAGCTACTTGGCGAGATCCCTTTTTCAATATTAAGTTCTGACTTGAGTAGATCAACCATAGTCACTTCGGTATAAAGCTTATGTCTATTTGAATAGAAGCACTTAACCTTAGGATGTAGAGCGTCGCGATTTTTAGCTTCCCAAACGATACCGACTCGTCCATCAGATAACTCGACTAATGAGCCTACGGGATAAACCCCAACACAGCGAATAAAGTCGTAGACCAATGCCTGATCTAAATGAAATGGCGTTAAGCTCAGCAGAATTTTAAAGGCTGCGGCGGGGCTCATAGCCTCTTTGTAGCAACGGGTGGCTGTTAACGCATCGAATATATCAACAATGCAGCTCATTCGCCCATGGATAGGGATCTCATCACCCTTTAACCCGCGTGGATAACCATTACCATCAAGCTTCTCATGATGCATTAAGCTAATATCTTTGCTGACTTGTGATAAACCAGCGGTGTTACTCATGATTTCAATCGCAAAAGTTTGGTGCAACTTTACATGCTCAAACTCTTCAGCGGTTAATTTTCCTGGTTTATTTAAAATCGCACTATCGACTTTAATCTTGCCGATGTCATGTAAGATCCCACCGACAGCTAACTTTCTTAGCATATCAGTATCAAACTTCAAATAACGACCAAAGGTGACTAGCAGAAATGCAACGTTAATAGAGTGCTCTAACAGGTAGGCATCTTTTGAACGCAGAGCTGATACACACTTCAACGCATCAGCATCAAGCAGTACTGACTCAATCATATTGTCAGCAAGCGCCTCAAATGGCTCAACTTCTACCGCTTTTCCTTCAAAAGTTTCAGACAGCACTTTTTGGATGAGATCTTTTGCCTCAACCATTAATTCTTTGGCTTTCTTTTGAGTGTTTACTCGATCTGTACTGACTCTTTTTACCACTGGAGTAGGCTTCAGATTTGGCTTATTTAAACCGCAATCTGCTGATGAGCGCTCAGCATTAACCCACACGTGGGTAATACCGCTGCGAAGCAACTTTGCAATGGCTTCTTTACTGCGGATCTGCCCTGCGTTAGCAATGCTCACTTGCCCCTTGGTGTTGTCAATTGATTCGACAAACATTCCTACACCGAGCTTTGCGACCGATACTTTTATTAAGCCTTTTGATTCAACTGAATCACCCATTATCTCTTTTATCCCCGGATGATAAAACTTGCAAAGCACTACAAAAAAGCAGCGCCGTCTCTACAAACTGTTAGTTTTATGTTGCCGAATATATCTTCAGCTTATGGTTATTATTTTACGTAGAGGCAGACATTCTATTCCGAGTGAAAAAAAATCACCATAGCTAAAGCCAACTAAAACACTTGGTTAATGTAGAGCAAGATCAGAAAACAAAAAGATAGTCCATGACAATGGTTAAATATCAAATACTAATGTGAGAAACCCTTCTCAGAGTGAGCCTACTTTTTTATAACAATCGAAACAATTTAAACCCCAACGTCGGTAAAGGCAGTTGAAGCAAGACTGAGAATGGTCGTCAGTTTGCTCATCTTCATCATCCTCAGCAAAAAAGCGACATGCTTTTGCCGCTTCTCGCGAAGCCGAATATGAGTTTGTATCGAACTTAAATCGCCACACCCCATCAATATAGGTAAACCATTTATCCATAGCAGCCTCTAATATGTTTTAAGTGTTTGCTTAGAAGCATTCACCCAAGCAGAACCATGACGACTGACTAAGAGCGCAAACATATGCTGGCGGTATACTGCCTTTACCTTGCCAGTTAATAGTATTCGTTCATCATCTGCTAATATTTCACCGCTATCACTGAGCACCGCTTGCAAAGGAGTGTTCGCTAAAATATCAGCCACTGTGAATTCAATGTCAGCGTCTTTATTGTACTCTCCTAAACAAAACTGACCTTTAACACGACCGTCTTGACCACTTAAACGTAAGCCAAGACCGGCTAAAGCCCCTATTACCCCCTGCCCCGTACCACCATGTTCGGTCAGGTCGATACCCAGCTCAGTGGCCAATTCATAGGCTTGCACCTTGGTTTTAACAGTCTCTTTGGTTGACTGGCCGAAGGCGATTAAGGCATTGATATCGTAAGATGAACTCATATCAAGTATTGCCAAGCCAGGATCCGAAGCTGCTGCCGATTCTTGCATCAGGTGAGCGACACATATTTGCTTTATATCGGCAAAGTCGAGATGACTTTCAAGCTGAAAGCACATGGCACTGTTATGGGAGGTATAAGGGATGTCAGGATGAACATATAACTGGTGACGAGTCACCATGCAGTGGCCTTTATGCTCAGCCATTTTCAGCGGCTCTTGCTGTAAAAGACTCGCTATCTCTTCGGCGATCTCTCCTGTGCCCTTAGTGCCGATATCGTCAGTATCATCGATACAAATTAGCCAGTTTTTCATTCTTAATCCTATAGATGTTAATTGCGATTGGTTACTCAAGGGTTTGATGTCGGTCTTGCAGTAAGTCGTGAGATTGCAGGCGCCTTAGCACGCTAGGAACAATCAACGCAGCACCGAGCGCAAACAGCCCCCCTTGCAGAAAGTTAACTGCAAACTTGGTCAAAGCAATCTGCTGGCTCATTCCCGCAAGCATATTCTCAATCCAACCTTTGCTCGCCCACGCTAAACAACCAGCCAAAGCCAGCAATACACACTGCCAACGTAATTTAAAAACACCCGCAATCACCATTAACGCTAAATCCATGGCGATGGCTGGCATGCCGAATTTGAGCAGAATTAACGGCCCGCCTTTACCAACACTCAGCATCATTGCCACCATGCCAGCCAGTAAACCACATGCAGTAATACTGCCCACTCGACCTACCGCACCGTAGCAAAGTAGATAGAAAAAGGTCATTAAGAACATTGAGTGACCACTAAGCCCTAGCTTAAGCCGCAACATACTTTTTAAAATCACCAATAAGGTCGCGCAAAAGCCAATAAATAACGCATCTTGCAGTTCGAAGTGAAGTTTCATTTTTCGTCTCTCGTTGAAGGCCAATGCGTTACATGATTACCGCTGCCAAAATGGCGTAACTTTGCCGACAGCGCCATCTGCTTCGATAGCTTTAATAGTTGGATCAATAGCGGCAGTAACACGCAATAAATAAATTCAGGCCAATTGCTTGGGTTTCGAAGTGCTCTAGGTGTGATCCTCGCACCGCGCATACATTGGATCTGGTAGATCTCTTTTAGCTCTTGGGACATAAACGGCAGTAGACTTAGTGAAGCCGCAATGACAAATGCCCACTTGTGTGGCAGCAGCCAACTTAACACTTCTGCAAGTCGCTCTGGGCTTTGAGTACTTGAAAGCCACCAGCCTGGTAACATTGCCAATAGGACTCTAAGTACCACCACCGCGCCATCTAAAAGCTGGCTTTCACCATAAAACAGATAATAAAGCCCCATAGTGGTAATAAATTGCACGGCCGCTAAACGCAGCAACATGGTTATTTTTTTCTTTAGCACTAGTCCGTGAGCGATTAAACCCGCATTAATGCTCACTAATATCCACAATGCACTACTCGGTACAAAGAAAGCGCAACTTGCCAACAGTAAGCTCAAGACCAAGGCGAAAGCACAGCGGTGACTCTGGCGCATGCAAATTCGCACCGACTTTGCCCTATGCTTCATATTAAGACCCGAAGATTCTGGCCATTTAGCCCGCATCGGCCTGTTCCGTCGGCGCAGCTATAGCTGTCAAGTAACCTGATTCGATATACCAGATCCTGTCTACATCACCGTATGACACCTCTCTGTGAGAGGTGAGTAAGATGGCGCAGCCTCTTTGACGTAGCTGCAGCAAAAGCTG
Encoded proteins:
- a CDS encoding DJ-1/PfpI family protein, which gives rise to MLKRRQFLKMGSAAVASSLLTLPVVTAANTTATTALFQPNRYRVLALVFDDYETLDLHGPIEMLGHMPNVEIKLVGPTEFVKSYQGPRVVADVLMDSTYDCDLLLIPGGLGTRTLVDNVPMLQWLAAQVECSEKVFSICTGSALLAKTTKLSGVTATTNKMAYKWVTSLAENVNWQPKARWVDDGKFLTSSGVSAGTDAALYWVKTLHGEVEARRIETLTEYHWVDDSSNDPYAVSL
- a CDS encoding HD-GYP domain-containing protein — protein: MGDSVESKGLIKVSVAKLGVGMFVESIDNTKGQVSIANAGQIRSKEAIAKLLRSGITHVWVNAERSSADCGLNKPNLKPTPVVKRVSTDRVNTQKKAKELMVEAKDLIQKVLSETFEGKAVEVEPFEALADNMIESVLLDADALKCVSALRSKDAYLLEHSINVAFLLVTFGRYLKFDTDMLRKLAVGGILHDIGKIKVDSAILNKPGKLTAEEFEHVKLHQTFAIEIMSNTAGLSQVSKDISLMHHEKLDGNGYPRGLKGDEIPIHGRMSCIVDIFDALTATRCYKEAMSPAAAFKILLSLTPFHLDQALVYDFIRCVGVYPVGSLVELSDGRVGIVWEAKNRDALHPKVKCFYSNRHKLYTEVTMVDLLKSELNIEKGISPSSLEIDPTPFY
- a CDS encoding energy-coupling factor transporter transmembrane component T — its product is MRAKWPESSGLNMKHRAKSVRICMRQSHRCAFALVLSLLLASCAFFVPSSALWILVSINAGLIAHGLVLKKKITMLLRLAAVQFITTMGLYYLFYGESQLLDGAVVVLRVLLAMLPGWWLSSTQSPERLAEVLSWLLPHKWAFVIAASLSLLPFMSQELKEIYQIQCMRGARITPRALRNPSNWPEFIYCVLLPLLIQLLKLSKQMALSAKLRHFGSGNHVTHWPSTRDEK